From the genome of Arthrobacter alpinus, one region includes:
- a CDS encoding TIGR01906 family membrane protein produces the protein MSENKIPEESGTTPPPSHGPDTVRPAPKAEAPTKIKVDMPLDGSEPEPMRPAARMPKLPTPAELDAAPDQEPEVFVDSSPTTMLQIRPPQEEVEKRLAAREAAANTKPVLPRVFQVLLAVFYPVVLLVLAIRLITTSVFLWVEYHRPGFPADSFGFTTDDRTTYGSYTIDYLLNFAGPRYLGDLVNDKKNPLFLAREVAHMADVKSVITMAFLLGLVLAIAMTVFIVHLSKRTPGGVRRGLFAGSIATLVLIIALGVVAVLGWEAFFTEFHRIFFANGTWTFYTDDTLIRLFPSQFWMDSGIFIGGFVLVVSSLTLAFTWPTRDRRQAVAKAKRPGRRSATV, from the coding sequence GTGAGCGAGAACAAAATCCCCGAAGAATCCGGCACCACGCCCCCTCCATCGCACGGGCCGGACACGGTGCGCCCGGCACCCAAAGCTGAGGCCCCCACCAAGATCAAAGTGGACATGCCCCTTGACGGCAGCGAGCCCGAGCCTATGCGCCCGGCTGCCCGCATGCCCAAGCTGCCCACACCGGCTGAGCTGGACGCTGCACCGGACCAAGAACCGGAGGTGTTTGTGGATTCCTCGCCCACCACCATGCTGCAGATCCGCCCACCCCAGGAAGAAGTGGAAAAGCGCCTGGCTGCCCGGGAGGCGGCTGCGAACACCAAACCTGTTCTGCCGCGCGTGTTCCAGGTCCTGTTGGCCGTGTTCTACCCGGTGGTGCTGCTGGTGCTGGCCATCCGCCTGATAACCACCTCCGTCTTCCTCTGGGTTGAATACCACCGCCCGGGGTTCCCCGCTGATTCCTTCGGCTTCACCACCGATGACAGGACCACTTACGGTTCCTACACCATTGACTACCTGCTGAACTTTGCCGGCCCCAGATACTTGGGGGACCTTGTCAACGACAAAAAGAACCCCTTGTTCCTTGCCCGCGAAGTGGCACACATGGCTGATGTGAAATCCGTGATCACCATGGCTTTCCTGCTGGGACTGGTTCTCGCCATCGCCATGACCGTCTTCATCGTCCACTTGTCCAAGCGCACCCCAGGTGGTGTCCGCCGGGGGCTCTTTGCCGGTTCCATCGCGACCTTGGTGCTCATCATTGCTTTGGGTGTGGTGGCCGTTCTGGGGTGGGAGGCGTTCTTCACCGAGTTCCACAGGATCTTCTTCGCCAACGGCACTTGGACGTTCTACACCGACGACACCTTGATCCGCTTGTTCCCTAGCCAATTCTGGATGGACTCGGGCATCTTCATCGGCGGGTTTGTGCTGGTGGTCTCCTCCCTGACACTGGCCTTCACCTGGCCCACCAGGGACCGCCGCCAGGCCGTGGCCAAGGCCAAGCGCCCGGGGCGCCGTTCAGCCACCGTGTAG
- a CDS encoding dolichyl-phosphate-mannose--protein mannosyltransferase — protein sequence MGKVQANTRDTPAPSPDASPTSDPSHGTGGGVDPSGQGPSRKPAPMAPRWLRDPHRAFTRNALLTRLIGARASFSTTPASLRLWFWLAPTLTAFVGGLLRFVRLGQPESLVFDETYYIKDAYSYLQSGYERNWAEKANDLFNRGIFTALENTPEYVVHPPAGKWMIAFGMWLFGPDSTFGWRFSAALVGTLSIFVLALIAQKMFRSTILGAVAGLLFAVDGHAIVQSRTSLLDIFVMFWALLAFGALLLDRDDGRRRLAARLSTLAKAHGGVPGKNLLYGPWLGVRWWRLAAGVSLGLCIGTKWSGLFFLAAFGLMTVVWDMSARRIAGIKYWVAGAIVKDGIFAFVSVVPVAAVTYLATWTGWFLSKDAYDRNWAPSNPSTTWGWIPDALRSLWHYHSTAYNFHTGLDSDHPYKANAWSWFVMGRPTSFYSQYPVKGEDGCTADKCATMITSLGNPLIWWGGSLAILFLIGVWIAKRDWRAGAILVGFAAGYVPWLLYPSRTIFFFYAIAYEPFMILALTLVLGIVMGKLGDPPWRRQQGALFAGIFVVLAVALSAYFYPIWAAEQIPFEYWRQHMWMPSWI from the coding sequence ATTGGCAAGGTGCAAGCCAATACCAGGGATACCCCTGCCCCCTCCCCGGACGCCTCACCCACCAGCGACCCCAGCCACGGCACCGGCGGCGGAGTAGACCCCAGTGGACAGGGCCCGTCCCGGAAGCCTGCGCCCATGGCGCCCCGGTGGCTGCGCGATCCCCACAGGGCCTTCACCCGCAACGCCCTGCTCACCAGGCTGATCGGCGCCCGCGCCTCCTTCTCCACCACACCGGCCAGCCTGCGCCTTTGGTTCTGGCTGGCACCGACACTCACCGCGTTCGTCGGCGGGCTGCTGAGGTTTGTCCGCCTGGGGCAGCCGGAATCGTTGGTCTTTGACGAGACGTATTACATCAAGGACGCCTACAGTTATCTGCAAAGCGGCTACGAACGCAATTGGGCCGAAAAGGCCAACGACCTCTTCAACCGCGGCATCTTCACGGCCCTGGAGAACACTCCCGAATACGTGGTGCATCCGCCCGCGGGCAAGTGGATGATCGCGTTTGGCATGTGGCTATTTGGCCCCGACAGCACCTTCGGGTGGCGTTTCTCTGCGGCGTTGGTGGGCACACTTTCGATCTTCGTGCTGGCCTTGATCGCCCAAAAGATGTTCCGCTCCACCATTTTGGGTGCCGTGGCCGGCCTGCTCTTTGCCGTGGACGGCCACGCCATTGTGCAGTCCAGGACGTCCCTGCTGGATATTTTCGTCATGTTTTGGGCGTTGCTGGCCTTTGGCGCCCTCCTGCTGGACCGTGATGATGGACGACGTCGGCTGGCCGCGCGCCTGTCTACCCTCGCCAAGGCCCATGGCGGGGTTCCAGGGAAGAATCTGCTGTATGGGCCGTGGCTGGGTGTGCGTTGGTGGCGGTTGGCGGCAGGGGTGTCCCTGGGCCTGTGCATCGGCACCAAGTGGTCGGGCTTGTTCTTCCTGGCCGCCTTTGGGCTGATGACTGTGGTGTGGGACATGAGCGCGCGCCGCATCGCGGGCATCAAGTACTGGGTCGCCGGCGCCATCGTCAAGGACGGGATCTTCGCGTTTGTCAGCGTTGTCCCGGTTGCGGCCGTGACCTACCTGGCCACCTGGACCGGATGGTTCCTCTCCAAGGACGCTTACGACAGGAACTGGGCGCCGTCGAATCCGAGCACGACGTGGGGCTGGATCCCTGACGCCTTGCGGTCCTTGTGGCATTACCACTCAACCGCGTACAACTTCCATACGGGGCTGGACTCGGACCACCCTTACAAGGCCAATGCGTGGTCTTGGTTTGTCATGGGCAGGCCTACCTCTTTCTACTCGCAATACCCCGTCAAGGGTGAGGATGGCTGCACTGCGGACAAGTGCGCGACCATGATCACCAGCCTGGGCAACCCGCTGATCTGGTGGGGAGGTTCACTGGCGATCCTGTTCCTGATCGGGGTGTGGATTGCCAAGCGCGACTGGCGTGCCGGCGCCATCCTGGTGGGCTTCGCCGCCGGCTACGTACCCTGGCTGCTCTACCCCTCACGTACCATCTTCTTCTTCTACGCCATCGCGTACGAGCCCTTCATGATCCTGGCGCTGACCTTGGTACTGGGCATAGTTATGGGAAAACTGGGCGACCCCCCGTGGCGCAGGCAGCAAGGGGCCCTCTTCGCCGGAATTTTCGTGGTTCTAGCGGTGGCCCTGAGCGCCTACTTCTACCCGATCTGGGCGGCCGAACAAATCCCTTTTGAATACTGGCGCCAGCACATGTGGATGCCGAGCTGGATCTAG